A region of Fusarium keratoplasticum isolate Fu6.1 chromosome 6, whole genome shotgun sequence DNA encodes the following proteins:
- a CDS encoding Calcium-transporting ATPase encodes MDSSAPQPAGRPRAPTITVDTAAIDAGNDDAGNAPVRSPAGLSSINTDTLSSRIGNPASVISSPLDDANTLAVPPSKSRSESWSSSPTTKVGSDHDRDIHVFRQAQKGDINEILKADPGEEHLYNVDNNPFAFSPGHLSKLINPKNLSAFAALGGLPGLEKGLRTDSRAGLSLDEGKLSDSVSFEDATAATSPSDYSPKPPKHSDTQPSQPDSHGKKDKFVDRTRVYGPNRLPEPKSKSLLELAWIALQDRVLILLSVAAVVSLALGLYQTFGVTHHEGAKIEWVEGVAIIVAITIVVVVGALNDWQKERQFRKLNQKKEDRLVKVTRSGKPMSISIHDVLVGDVMLLEPGDVIPVDGVFIGGHNLSCDESSATGESDLIKKVPADAVLHALLHEDSPKLKKLDPFIISGAKVLDGVGTFLVTAVGQQSSHGKTMMSLRDDPGLTPLQAKLNLLAGYIAKLGSAAGLLLFFVLLIEFLVRLPNNDDTGEQKGQSFLRILITSITIIVVAVPEGLPLAVTLSLAFATKKMTKENNLVRHLQSCETMGNATVICSDKTGTLTENVMTVVAGSLGKKGQLVFGESNFEQDNGSGAKKDEAQGTDLISLNQLSSKLDPEYQTFLKTAITVNTTAFEAEENGKQGFVGTKTETALLDWARRCLGLGPLAVERSNHPVTRLFPFNSQRKCMGAVVEVPGQTKDKPKYRLFIKGASEIVLAQCTTILGDPTKAPSTETLSDSHKEEIRDMIFAYATNSLRTLALAYRDFESWPPVLSLSPSLGNEEEGSKEIDLTDLVNNLTWVGVVGIQDPVRKGVPEAVQDCATASVSVKMVTGDNVETARAIGRACGILTEENVKEKNAVMEGSEFRKLDERERAEVVKGLHILARSSPEDKRILVKALRAQGQIVAVTGDGTNDAPALKAADVGFSMGITGTEVAKEASDIILMDDNFSSIVKALAWGRAINDSVKKFLQFQLTVNITAVFITFISAVSDDEETSVLNAVQLLWVNLIMDTFAALALATDPPTGSLLHREPEPRTAPLITITMWKMIIGQSIYQLIVCFVLWFAGPKFLDYPEKELRTLIFNVFVFMQIFKLVNSRRIDNRLNIFEGLHRNHLFMLMMSIMVGGQLIIIYVGGDAFVVVRLNGPQWAISVVLGFFSIPIGVLIRLFPDRWFQAIVDVLVKLWPKWLRLRRKKKSPEDGDETPTNPEDYDLGDALFGIRDDLEFLKKVRGGRMAVFSDAMAKSRELMLLHRHRSESRSRSKVRSRRGSSRSSNRPPISPMMSVVGMPGIVAASVGGLGPSGQSVNERSENP; translated from the exons ATGGACTCCAGCGCTCCCCAGCCGGCAGGGCGCCCTCGCGCGCCCACCATCACGGTAGACACTGCTGCAATTGACGCTGGAAACGATGATGCCGGTAATGCTCCAGTGCGATCGCCCGCAGGACTCTCATCAATCAATACTGACACACTCTCCTCACGAATAGGCAATCCAGCCTCTGTAATCTCTTCTCCCCTCGACGACGCAAACACCCTGGCCGTGCCCCCGTCCAAGTCGAGGTCCGAATCGTGGTCCTCCTCGCCTACCACCAAAGTCGGGTCTGACCATGATCGCGACATCCACGTCTTTCGACAAGCTCAAAAGGGCGACATCAacgagatcctcaaggccgaccCGGGCGAGGAGCACCTCTACAATGTCGACAACAACCCTTTTGCCTTTTCTCCAGGCCacctctccaagctcatcaacccAAAGAACCTGTCGGCCTTTGCGGCGCTCGGCGGACTCCCCGGCCTCGAAAAGGGCCTGCGAACAGATAGTCGCGCGGGCCTGAGTCTTGACGAGGGGAAGCTCTCGGACTCGGTGTCCTTTGAGGACGCGACTGCAGCGACCAGCCCGTCAGATTATTCGCCCAAGCCGCCTAAACATAGCGACACGCAACCTAGCCAGCCAGACTCGCATGGGAAGAAGGATAAGTTTGTCGACAGAACAAGAGTCTACGGGCCTAACCGATTACCGGAGCCAAAGTCCAAGTCGCTGCTTGAACTTGCCTGGATCGCGCTGCAGGATCGTGTGCTTATTCTTCTGAGCGTCGCTGCTGTCGTATCGCTCGCACTAGGTCTGTACCAGACGTTTGGAGTTACTCATCATGAAGGCGCCAAGATCGAATGGGTAGAAGGTGTCGCCATCATTGTCGCCATCACGattgtcgtcgttgttggtGCTCTCAACGATTGGCAAAAGGAACGGCAGTTTCGTAAGCTGAatcagaagaaggaggatcgTCTCGTCAAGGTGACGCGATCGGGCAAACCCATGTCCATCTCGATCCACGATGTCCTGGTAGGAGATGTCATGCTCCTCGAGCCCGGTGATGTTATTCCCGTGGACGGTGTATTCATCGGTGGACACAATCTCAGCTGCGACGAGTCTTCAGCCACTGGTGAATCGGATCTCATTAAGAAGGTTCCTGCGGATGCTGTTCTTCACGCGCTCTTGCACGAGGATTCGCCCAAGCTTAAGAAGCTTGAtcccttcatcatctcgggCGCCAAGGTTCTTGACGGAGTTGGAACGTTTCTGGTTACAGCGGTTGGACAGCAGTCTAGCCATGGAAAGACTATGATGTCTCTGCGCGACGACCCAGGATTGACCCCATTGCAGGCCAAGCTGAATCTTCTGGCTG GTTACATTGCAAAGCTGGGAAGTGCCGCTGGTCTGCTTCTATTCTTTGTCCTTCTCATCGAGTTCTTGGTCCGACTTCCCAATAACGACGACACCGGCGAGCAAAAAGGCCAGAGCTTTCTCCGAATCCTGatcacctccatcaccatcatcgtcgttgcGGTTCCCGAAGGACTTCCTCTCGCCGTGACGCTATCTCTTGCTTTCgccaccaagaagatgacaaaGGAGAACAACCTGGTACGACATCTGCAGTCTTGCGAAACTATGGGAAATGCCACTGTTATTTGCTCCGACAAGACTGGTACCCTCACCGAGAACGTCATGACGGTTGTTGCTGGCTCTCTGGGTAAGAAAGGTCAACTGGTATTCGGCGAATCCAACTTTGAGCAAGACAACGGCTCGGGCGCAAAGAAGGACGAGGCTCAAGGCACAGACTTGATCTCTCTCAACCAGCTTTCATCCAAGCTCGACCCCGAGTATCAGACCTTTCTCAAGACGGCCATTACTGTCAACACTACAGCtttcgaggccgaggagaatgGTAAGCAGGGCTTTGTAGGAACAAAGACCGAGACGGCCCTGCTCGACTGGGCTCGTCGATGTCTCGGTCTTGGTCCCCTGGCCGTCGAACGATCGAACCATCCCGTGACGCGCCTTTTCCCTTTCAACTCGCAGCGCAAGTGCATGGGAGCTGTTGTCGAAGTCCCCGGCCAGACCAAGGATAAGCCCAAGTACCGTCTCTTCATCAAGGGTGCTTCCGAGATTGTCCTTGCTCAGTGCACCACGATTCTTGGTGATCCTACAAAGGCCCCTAGCACGGAAACGCTCTCAGACTCACACAAGGAGGAGATTCGGGACATGATCTTTGCGTATGCTACCAACTCTCTACGAACTCTGGCTCTTGCGTACCGTGACTTTGAGTCGTGGCCGCCTGTTCTGAGCTTGAGCCCAAGCTTGGGtaacgaggaagagggttCCAAGGAGATTGACCTGACGGATCTTGTCAACAACCTGACATGGGTGGGTGTCGTCGGTATTCAGGATCCTGTTCGAAAGGGTGTCCCCGAAGCTGTTCAAGATTGCGCCACCGCTTCAGTCTCCGTCAAGATGGTCACTGGTGACAACGTCGAGACTGCACGAGCTATCGGCCGCGCATGTGGTATCCTTACCGAGGAAaacgtcaaggagaagaacgcCGTCATGGAGGGTTCCGAGTTTCGTAAGCTCGATGAGCGAGAGCGGGCAGAGGTCGTCAAGGGCCTTCACATCCTGGCTCGTTCAAGTCCTGAGGATAAGCGTATTCTCGTCAAGGCTCTCAGAGCTCAGGGTCAGATTGTTGCTGTTACTGGTGACGGCACAAACGATGCGCCAGctctcaaggctgctgaCGTTGGTTTCTCGATGGGTATCACCGGAACTGAGGTCGCAAAGGAAGCTTCAGACATTATCCTCATGGACGAcaacttctcctccatcgtcaaggccctcgccTGGGGACGCGCCATCAACGACTCGGTCAAGAAGTTCCTCCAGTTCCAGCTCACGGTCAACATTACTgccgtcttcatcacctTTATTTCCGCCGtctcggacgacgaggagacaTCGGTTCTCAACGCCGTGCAGCTTCTCTGggtcaacctcatcatggACACCTTTGCCGCTCTCGCCCTCGCTACGGATCCCCCTACCGGAAGTCTTCTCCACCGTGAGCCTGAACCCCGTACTGCGcctctcatcaccatcaccatgtgGAAGATGATCATCGGCCAGTCCATCTACCAGCTCATCGTGTGCTTTGTCCTCTGGTTCGCAGGCCCCAAGTTCCTCGACTACCCCGAGAAGGAACTGCGAaccctcatcttcaacgtctTTGTGTTTATGCAAATCTTCAAGCTTGTCAACAGCAGACGCATCGACAACCGTCTCAACATCTTTGAGGGCCTGCACCGCAACCACCTCTTCATGCTCATGATGTCCATCATGGTTGGCggccagctcatcatcatatACGTTGGAGGCGACGCCTTTGTGGTGGTCCGCCTCAATGGTCCCCAATGGGCCATCTCTGTCGtcctgggcttcttctccattcCAATTGGTGTGCTCATCCGTCTCTTCCCCGATCGTTGGTTCCAGGCTATTGTGGATGTTTTGGTCAAGCTGTGGCCCAAGTGGCTTCGTCTgcggaggaagaagaagtcaCCTGAGGATGGCGACGAGACCCCTACAAACCCTGAAGACTACGACCTGGGTGATGCTCTGTTTGGTATCCGCGATGATCTCGAGTTCTTGAAGAAGGTCCGCGGTGGACGCATGGCGGTGTTTAGCGATGCCATGGCCAAGTCTCGTGAGCTGATGCTTCTCCACCGTCATCGTTCCGAGTCTCGCTCCAGGAGCAAGGTCAGGAGCAGGAGAGGATCTTCGCGATCTTCCAACAGACCACCTATCTCGCCCATGATGTCTGTCGTGGGCATGCCTGGTATCGTGGCGGCTAGCGTTGGTGGTCTTGGACCTTCTGGTCAGAGTGTAAATGAAAGGAGCGAGAATCCTTAG
- a CDS encoding N-acetyltransferase domain-containing protein, with protein sequence MSSNLVIRPATRQGTVEAIKTSDTPITCNSQDVPIILGMMRATAAEQCASSNVKATEQDLLDNIDFGDSDTSNPRGRFTKIILAVAPEGIAGMATYFLTFAAWLGRSGVCLEDLYVAPEYRRRGYARDLIQAIAKEANELGCSRMEWQCYKDNHRALQFYQSLGAKVMDPIAYLRLDKEDMEKLAEEKTASFLN encoded by the coding sequence ATGTCGAGCAACCTGGTTATCCGACCCGCAACACGCCAAGGTACAGTAGAAGCCATCAAAACTTCCGACACACCAATAACTTGTAATTCCCAAGATGTCCCGATTATCCTCGGCATGATGCGTGCAACTGCCGCTGAGCAGTGTGCCTCCTCCAACGTGAAAGCAACCGAGCaggacctcctcgacaacatcgACTTTGGAGACTCAGACACCTCCAATCCCCGTGGCCGCTTCACCAAGATCATCCTTGCCGTGGCACCAGAGGGCATCGCCGGCATGGCAACCTACTTCCTCACGTTTGCAGCCTGGCTTGGCCGATCGGGAGTCTGCCTGGAAGATCTCTACGTGGCCCCAGAGTACCGCCGCAGGGGCTACGCGCGGGATCTCATCCAGGCCATCGCAAAGGAGGCCAATGAGCTGGGGTGCTCTCGGATGGAGTGGCAGTGCTACAAGGATAACCACCGGGCTCTGCAGTTCTATCAGAGCCTCGGGGCAAAGGTCATGGATCCGATAGCCTACCTCCGTCTTGACAAGGAGgacatggagaagctggcagAGGAAAAGACAGCTTCCTTCCTGAACTAG
- a CDS encoding NAAA-beta domain-containing protein has translation MAQDSDIPTFKIDLARSPEDRYVDVAATFGPRIRTLGHVFDELLESMLGSKWLARIAKFLARVFLRRVHDEEETREIRGFAKVARCDLFLVVALNVFLDVMMGCTAGCVKVKGKQVQDERLMHFRTLDWGLDPLRDLVVVLEYVDSSKDPDHVIATSITYAGFMGVLTGVKENLSLSLNYRPLHLCDNSHLKKHQLLVILGFRPSVSSILRHTLFNQQKTETPSSLVESAKQLAGVRSAPCYLTLCDGNHAVVIEKDLLTGRLRENDRFIVQTNHDSCDATRCGTELRSEPVTPHPELWLRDSNDRMDVISDKWSDHCSTEASSDDEAVVVDDNKSSVKQETLRDWMMDKRISNGFTHFACIMDPATGRVPWLRRGPAPEVKMDAEDAAKE, from the exons atgGCGCAGGACAGCGACATTCCAACTTTTAAGATCGACCTCGCCCGATCACCCGAGGATCGATATGTAGACGTCGCGGCTACGTTTGGACCTCGAATTCGTACTCTTGGTCATGTTTTTGACGAGCTGCTCGAGTCGATGCTGGGTTCCAAATGGCTTGCTCGGATCGCCAAGTTTCTCGCCAGGGTGTTTCTACGACGCGTgcacgatgaagaggaaacGCGTGAGATAAGAGGATTTGCCAAGGTCGCTCGGTGCGATCTCTTTCTCGTGGTGGCGCTCAACGTGTTTCTGGATGTCATGATGGGCTGCACAGCTGGCTgcgtcaaggtcaaggggaaACAAGTGCAGGATGAGCGTCTGATGCACTTTCGCACTCTTGACTGGGGGTTGGATCCGCTGAGGGATTTGGTGGTTGTGCTCGAGTATGTAGACTCGTCCAAGGATCCAGATCATGTCATTGCCACGTCGATTACATATGCTGGCTTTATGGGAGTGTTGACTGGAGTAAA GGAGAATTTGTCACTCTCTCTTAACTATCGCCCGTTGCATCTTTGCGACAACTCTCATCTTAAGAAGCATCAGCTTCTCGTTATTCTTGGCTTCCGGCCTTCTGTGTCTTCTATCCTAAGGCACACGCTCTTCAACCAGCAAAAGACAGAGACACCATCTTCTCTCGTCGAAAGCGCCAAGCAACTAGCCGGTGTCCGGAGTGCACCATGCTATCTTACCCTATGCGACGGAAACCATGCAGTCGTGATCGAAAAGGACCTCTTGACTGGTCGTCTCCGAGAGAACGACCGCTTCATCGTACAGACAAACCACGACTCGTGCGATGCCACAAGATGCGGCACGGAACTACGCTCCGAACCAGTAACTCCCCACCCTGAACTCTGGCTCCGAGATTCCAACGACCGCATGGATGTCATCAGCGACAAGTGGAGTGACCACTGCAGCACGGAAGCCTCtagcgatgatgaggctgttgtgGTGGATGACAACAAGAGCTCTGTCAAGCAGGAGACTCTGCGGGATTGGATGATGGATAAGAGGATTTCGAATGGGTTTACGCATTTTGCTTGTATTATGGATCCGGCTACGGGGAGGGTGCCTTGGTTGAGGAGGGGACCTGCTCCTGAGGTTAAGATGGATGCTGAGGATGCGGCCAAGGAGTAG
- a CDS encoding Amine oxidase encodes MVLPHPFDPLSADEISASVDIVKKYHSGPCYFNVVSLHEPRKAEMLRWLEHPSDSNRPARIADVVVILPDGKVYDGLVDLKTKKVTKWEKLDGLQPIITPEELNQVETIMRKDPEVIKQCEISGIPASDMHKVYCDPWTIGYDERFGNSVRLQQALMYYRPDPDTFQYQYPLDFCPIFDGAKKAIIHIDIPKVRRPLSQQKPIDYIPRAIEAAGGYRKDIKPINITQPEGVSFTMNGRVLSWQNWKFHIGFNYKEGIVLNHITFNDKGIERPVFYRLSLSEMVVPYGNPEHPHQRKHAFDLGEYGAGYLTNSLALGCDCKGVIHYLDADFATRDGSIRTIKNAICIHEEDNGILFKHTDFRDDSVTVTRARKLIVQQIFTAANYEYACQWVFHQDGTIQPEIKLTGILNTYSLNPGEDAGPWGTEVYPQVNAHNHQHLFCLRINPMIDGTKNTVNMVDTVPSDAPVGSPENFYGNAFYAKKTKLRTSGEAKTDYNGATSRTWEMVNESKLHPYSKKPVSYKLVSREVPGLLPKPGSLVWKRAGFARHAVHVTPYRDDELWPAGRHVPQTSGEPSMGLPQWMANNNESTENTDIVLWHTFGVTHIPAPEDFPIMPVEPMTLLLRPRNFFTNNPCMDVPPSYSITPTQVAEKKGALDQTDKVSQLAFGGKSCCSGGSASARL; translated from the exons ATGGTACTCCCTCACCCTTTCGATCCTCTCTCTGCCGATGAGATCTCGGCTTCcgtcgacattgtcaagaagTACCATTCCGGGCCATGCTACTTCAACGTCGTCTCTCTGCACGAGCCtcgcaaggctgagatgCTCCGATGGCTCGAGCATCCTTCCGACAGCAACCGTCCTGCCCGAATTGCTGATGTTGTTGTCATTCTTCCTGACGGAAAGGTCTatgatggtcttgtcgacctcaagaccaagaaggtgACTAAgtgggagaagctggatggTCTTCAGCCTATT ATCACccccgaggagctcaaccAGGTCGAGACCATCATGCGAAAGGATCCCGAGGTCATCAAGCAATGCGAGATCTCTGGCATCCCCGCGTCCGACATGCACAAGGTCTACTGCGATCCTTGGACCATTGGCTACGATGAGCGCTTCGGCAACTCTGTTCGCCTCCAGCAAGCCCTCATGTACTACCGCCCCGACCCGGATACCTTCCAGTACCAGTATCCCCTCGACTTCTGCCCCATTTTTGACggcgccaagaaggccatcatccACATCGACATCCCCAAGGTCCGACGTCCTCTCAGCCAGCAGAAGCCCATTGACTACATCCCCCGTGCTATCGAGGCTGCTGGCGGATACCGAAAGGACATCAAGCCTATCAACATTACCCAGCCTGAGGGTGTTTCTTTCACCATGAATGGCCGTGTGCTGTCGTGGCAGAACTGGAAGTTCCACATTGGCTTCAACTACAAGGAGGGTATCGTGCTCAACCACATCACCTTCAACGACAAGGGCATTGAGCGTCCCGTCTTCTACCGTCTCTCGCTCTCTGAGATGGTTGTGCCTTATGGCAACCCTGAGCATCCTCACCAGCGCAAGCACGCCTTTGATCTCGGTGAATACGGTGCTGGTTACCTGACCAACTCGCTGGCTCTCGGCTGCGACTGCAAGGGTGTCATTCACTATCTCGATGCCGACTTTGCTACCCGCGATGGTTCTATCCGCACCATCAAGAACGCTATCTGCATTCACGAGGAGGACAACGGTATTCTCTTCAAGCACACCGACTTTAGAGATGACTCCGTCACCGTCACTCGTGCCCGCAAGCTCATCGTGCAGCAGATCTTTACTGCCGCCAACTACGAGTACGCTTGCCAATGGGTCTTCCATCAGGACGGAACCATCCAGCCCGAGATCAAGCTCACTGGTATCCTCAACACCTACTCTCTCAACCCTGGTGAGGATGCTGGTCCTTGGGGTACTGAGGTGTATCCCCAGGTCAACGCGCACAACCATCAGCATCTCTTCTGTCTCCGCATCAACCCCATGATTGACGGAACAAAGAACACCGTCAACATGGTCGACACAGTCCCCAGCGACGCTCCTGTTGGCAGCCCCGAGAACTTCTACGGCAATGCTTTCTAcgccaagaagaccaagctTCGCACCAgcggcgaggccaagactgaCTACAACGGCGCTACGAGCCGCACATGGGAGATGGTCAACGAGTCCAAGCTTCACCCCTACAGCAAGAAGCCTGTCTCTTACAAGCTTGTGAGCAGAGAGGTTCCTGGTCTGCTGCCCAAGCCTGGTAGCTTGGTGTGGAAGCGTGCTGGCTTTGCCCGCCACGCCGTGCACGTTACTCCTT ACCGTGACGATGAGCTCTGGCCTGCTGGTCGCCACGTCCCCCAGACCTCTGGCGAGCCCTCAATGGGTCTCCCCCAATGGatggccaacaacaacgaaTCTACCGAAAACACCGACATCGTCCTCTGGCACACATTCGGCGTGACACACATCCCCGCCCCCGAGGACTTCCCCATCATGCCCGTCGAGCCTATGACGCTGCTCCTGCGGCCGCGCAACTtcttcaccaacaacccctGCATGGACGTGCCTCCCAGCTACTCCATCACCCCCACCCAGgtggctgagaagaagggcgcGCTGGATCAGACCGACAAGGTTAGCCAGCTGGCTTTTGGTGGTAAGAGCTGCTGCTCGGGTGGAAGTGCTTCTGCTAGGCTGTAA